A part of Acropora palmata chromosome 6, jaAcrPala1.3, whole genome shotgun sequence genomic DNA contains:
- the LOC141883466 gene encoding uncharacterized protein LOC141883466 encodes MQASPEVLVLSYSAFKSNLPDEFKVDQNGVQTLKLPDSALATIISDKPEFSNTPKTSIVSNISELDAYRNQIFNQPLLLLATCGKHVPHGQRLNRRGEYLSMRDPEWWIQWDNSPWLNPYARWGTEHMTSLYEERYIRPEFVVSVNTNHPIIRRVLEDGFRKAEDCLSGKASFAVEFNFNPMILRWWRTQGIRRYDSLECLELTAAVGANFVVTNCSAVNHFFDCHAAWCACWPFYLLLAVPYKIWRNAFQGIRDIPVTMEGNAISTSMSFSNYSLRDLHLGLVYYNQPS; translated from the exons ATGCAGGCTTCACCAGAGGTCTTGGTACTTTCGTATTCGGCCTTCAAATCCAATCTTCCAGACGAATTTAAAGTGGACCAGAATGGAGTACAAACCTTGAAGCTCCCAGACAGTGCTTTGGCCACGATAATTAGTGATAAACCTGAGTTTTCCAATACTCCTAAAACCAGTATTGTGAGCAATATCAGCGAACTTGACGCTTATCGGAATCAAATTTTTAACCAACCGCTTTTGCTGCTGGCAACATGTGGAAAACACGTACCACACGGGCAAAG ACTTAACAGAAGGGGTGAATATCTGAGCATGCGCGATCCTGAATGGTGGATACAATGGGATAATTCGCCATGGCTTAATCCATATGCCCGATGGGGAACTGAACACATGACATCACTATACGAAGAGCGTTATATCAGGCCGGAGTTTGTTGTCAGTGTGAATACCAATCACCCTATCATTAGACGCGTGTTGGAAGATGGATTCAGAAAAGCAGAGGATTGTCTTAGTGGAAAAGCTAGCTTTGCCGTTGAG TTTAATTTTAATCCCATGATTCTCCGCTGGTGGAGGACTCAAGGCATTAGACGATACGATTCGCTGGAATGTCTCGAATTGACGGCAGCTGTCGGAGCAAATTTTGTTGTAACCAACTGTTCCGCTGTCAACCATTTCTTTGATTGTCACGCTGCATGGTGTGCATGTTGGCCCTTCTACCTTCTTTTGGCTGTTCCTTATAAAATCTGGCGTAACGCATTTCAAGGCATTCGTGACATTCCTGTCACGATGGAAGGTAACGCAATCTCTACAAGCATGAGCTTTTCAAACTACAGCCTGAGAGATCTTCACCTGGGGCTTGTGTATTACAATCAGCCTAGTTGA
- the LOC141883459 gene encoding peroxisomal N(1)-acetyl-spermine/spermidine oxidase-like — protein sequence MAKRPKVVVIGAGVAGLTAASKLYQSGQVEVCVLEASERVGGRMHTVTMGETKVEFGASWIHGTVGNPIFDLACNLKVLNKDDINKTWIHQGSRCKPEIVTMPYPYVDNQLLTEVWGVFHELLSETEDVAKMKSFKENFKQTTCLPKISVGEYLNHGFQSYLESCLSDKDEVLAMKKNLFRLFKERECINIGCHSLFDVNAEEFGEFNYFGGSDHCPIPGGYDNILKALQTQFDINCIHFNHAVMQVDWTTNHEEPSQKCHNPVKVLCNNGEAFEADHVILTVSLGVLKENALSLFNPPLPVEKISAIQNLGFGCVGKIVLEFEKPFWSTEEYSIHVIWDEEEFNNHGFNNGQLSKERGIFHDHPWVCCVFGFTTSCPGSNILLAWFHGKEARQIESTSTQEIAQICFAILEKCTSLKSFPPLLSVQVTQWATNPLTQGSYSFLSKAARASDFDCLASPLPPLSSVNKSGLPALQVMFAGEATNRHYYGTVHGAHMTGIREAERLLEYLGGQ from the coding sequence ATGGCAAAGAGACCCAAGGTTGTGGTGATTGGCGCAGGGGTCGCTGGACTAACAGCGGCTTCCAAGCTTTATCAGTCTGGCCAAGTTGAGGTGTGTGTACTGGAAGCAAGTGAACGAGTGGGTGGTAGAATGCACACTGTCACAATGGGAGAAACCAAAGTTGAATTTGGTGCCTCATGGATTCATGGCACAGTTGGAAATCCAATATTTGACCTGGCTTGCAACTTGAAAGTACTGAACAAGGACGACATCAACAAAACGTGGATACATCAGGGGAGTAGGTGTAAGCCAGAAATAGTTACCATGCCTTATCCTTATGTTGACAATCAGCTGTTGACAGAAGTTTGGGGTGTGTTTCATGAACTCCTCTCAGAAACTGAGGAtgtggcaaaaatgaaaagtttcaaagaaaatttcaagcaaacTACATGTTTGCCCAAAATATCAGTTGGTGAATATTTAAATCATGGTTTTCAGTCCTATCTTGAATCGTGTCTGTCCGATAAAGATGAGGTCttagcaatgaaaaaaaacctttttagACTTTTTAAAGAAAGGGAATGCATCAATATTGGCTGTCATTCATTGTTTGATGTTAATGCTGAAGAATTTGgtgaatttaattattttgggGGGTCAGATCATTGTCCTATTCCTGGTGGCTATGATAACATATTAAAAGCATTGCAGACCCAATTTGACATTAACTGTATTCACTTCAACCACGCGGTGATGCAAGTAGATTGGACAACTAACCATGAAGAGCCTTCTCAAAAATGCCATAATCCTGTTAAAGTACTATGCAACAACGGAGAGGCATTTGAAGCTGATCATGTCATACTGACAGTGTCTCTTGGTGTTTTGAAGGAAAACGCCCTGTCGTTATTTAATCCACCTCTACCTGTTGAGAAGATAAGTGCCATACAAAACTTGGGATTTGGTTGTGTAGGCAAGATTGttcttgaatttgaaaagccCTTTTGGTCAACAGAGGAGTATTCTATTCATGTCATTTGGGATGAAGAAGAATTTAATAACCATGGTTTTAACAATGGGCAATTAAGCAAGGAGAGAGGCATTTTCCATGACCATCCTTGGGTATGCTGTGTTTTTGGCTTCACGACTAGTTGCCCTGGTTCAAATATCCTGCTGGCCTGGTTTCATGGGAAGGAAGCCCGGCAAATTGAAAGCACTTCGACTCAAGAGATAGCCCAGATATGTTTTGCAATTCTGGAGAAATGCACCTCTCTGAAATCCTTTCCACCTCTTCTGAGTGTTCAGGTAACTCAGTGGGCAACAAACCCATTGACACAAGGGTCATACTCATTTTTGTCCAAGGCGGCCAGGGCAAGTGACTTTGACTGTCTAGCTTCACCCCTACCTCCTTTGTCTTCTGTTAATAAGAGCGGTCTACCTGCTTTGCAAGTAATGTTTGCAGGTGAGGCAACTAATCGTCATTACTATGGGACTGTTCATGGAGCACATATGACCGGCATCCGGGAAGCAGAAAGGCTATTGGAATACCTTGGTGGCCAATGA
- the LOC141884992 gene encoding gamma-aminobutyric acid receptor subunit rho-2-like isoform X1: protein MSLIASMIWTGIFSSVASALDGNCTASVFKTTQDLVYCVTKGINYDKTRRPKTVFPRDDAVVVNVSIEIASLQVDTDDMDFSLQFFFRQQWRDPNLAYAEGQADGKPFIVFKVDLVKHLWTPDTYIYGIRSIQTVQTNSAVPASEGLRISPNGDVLFSTRLSMTIYCTMVFHYFPMDRQKCFLNLTSFFYTDDDIHFEWDQLAMLDKRSYGRLTITFEFKRRINFYLISWYVPATLIVALSWVGFWIEYKSTPARISLGTITILAMGSFLIGGQEGFPQVSYIRAIDIYLITCFVFVFGCTAEYAILHYTTRRLEEEEHRRNKKHEVNGSIPAEFAYHEDKNVDNSQINKGFIEILTPVPLEQEIVRWNNVMSQWCDNEASGGTSAGRRKTKNVPKSTAKSHFARNEFLFYWASKLDEICRLAFPITFMLFVIAYYIVFVILQ from the exons ATGTCCTTAATTGCGTCAATGATCTGGACTGGGATTTTCTCGAG CGTTGCCTCAGCTCTCGATGGCAATTGCACTGCATCTGTTTTTAAGACAACTCAAGACTTGGTGTACTGTGTAACAAAAGGAATCAATTATGACAAGACTCGACGACCAAAGACAGTTTTTCCAAGAG ATGATGCCGTAGTTGTCAATGTTTCCATAGAGATCGCTTCTCTTCAAGTTGACACAGACGATATGGATTTTTCGCTGCAATTCTTCTTCAGGCAGCAATGGCGTGATCCCAATCTGGCCTACGCTGAAGGTCAAGCGGACGGCAAACCGTTCATCGTTTTCAAAGTGGACCTCGTCAAACATTTATGGACTCCAGATACGTATATTTATGGTATCAGATCCATTCAGACCGTACAGACCAACAGCGCCGTACCTGCCAGTGAAGGGTTACGCATTTCACCGAACGGAGATGTTCTCTTCAGTACAAG aCTCAGCATGACGATATACTGCACAATGGTTTTCCACTATTTTCCAATGGACAGACAGAAATGCTTCTTAAACCTAACAAGCT TTTTCTACACAGACGATGACATTCATTTTGAATGGGATCAATTAGCAATGTTAGATAAAA GGAGCTACGGACGACTTACAATAACATTTGAGTTCAAGCGTCGCATAAACTTTTACCTCATTAGTTGGTATGTACCCGCAACGTTGATCGTTGCTCTGTCGTGGGTTGGTTTTTGGATCGAATATAAGTCGACCCCAGCAAGGATATCTCTCGGAACCATCACAATCCTGGCAATGGGCAGCTTCCTTATTGGAGGACAGGAAGGATTTCCGCAAGTCTCCTACATACGGGCAATTGACATCTACCTGATCACGTGCTTTGTGTTTGTGTTCGGGTGTACGGCGGAATATGCCATTCTCCATTACACCACAAGGCGTTTGGAAGAGGAAGAGCACAGACGGAACAAAAAACACGAG GTAAATGGGTCCATTCCAGCAGAATTTGCTTATCACGAGGATAAAAACGTGGATAATAGTCAGATCAACAAAGGCTTTATCGAAATATTAACGCCAGTTCCATTGGAGCAGGAAATAGTACGATGGAATAACGTTATGTCTCAGTGGTGTGACAACGAGGCAAGTGGTGGCACATCAGCCGGCAGgaggaaaacgaaaaatgtTCCGAAATCAACCGCCAAGTCACACTTTGCTCGAAacgaatttttgttttattgggCATCTAAACTTGACGAAATCTGTCGCCTGGCTTTCCCAATAACATTCATGTTGTTCGTTATCGCATACTACATCGTATTTGTAATTCTCCAATAG
- the LOC141884992 gene encoding gamma-aminobutyric acid receptor subunit rho-2-like isoform X2 produces MSLIASMIWTGIFSSVASALDGNCTASVFKTTQDLVYCVTKGINYDKTRRPKTVFPRDDAVVVNVSIEIASLQVDTDDMDFSLQFFFRQQWRDPNLAYAEGQADGKPFIVFKVDLVKHLWTPDTYIYGIRSIQTVQTNSAVPASEGLRISPNGDVLFSTRLSMTIYCTMVFHYFPMDRQKCFLNLTSWSYGRLTITFEFKRRINFYLISWYVPATLIVALSWVGFWIEYKSTPARISLGTITILAMGSFLIGGQEGFPQVSYIRAIDIYLITCFVFVFGCTAEYAILHYTTRRLEEEEHRRNKKHEVNGSIPAEFAYHEDKNVDNSQINKGFIEILTPVPLEQEIVRWNNVMSQWCDNEASGGTSAGRRKTKNVPKSTAKSHFARNEFLFYWASKLDEICRLAFPITFMLFVIAYYIVFVILQ; encoded by the exons ATGTCCTTAATTGCGTCAATGATCTGGACTGGGATTTTCTCGAG CGTTGCCTCAGCTCTCGATGGCAATTGCACTGCATCTGTTTTTAAGACAACTCAAGACTTGGTGTACTGTGTAACAAAAGGAATCAATTATGACAAGACTCGACGACCAAAGACAGTTTTTCCAAGAG ATGATGCCGTAGTTGTCAATGTTTCCATAGAGATCGCTTCTCTTCAAGTTGACACAGACGATATGGATTTTTCGCTGCAATTCTTCTTCAGGCAGCAATGGCGTGATCCCAATCTGGCCTACGCTGAAGGTCAAGCGGACGGCAAACCGTTCATCGTTTTCAAAGTGGACCTCGTCAAACATTTATGGACTCCAGATACGTATATTTATGGTATCAGATCCATTCAGACCGTACAGACCAACAGCGCCGTACCTGCCAGTGAAGGGTTACGCATTTCACCGAACGGAGATGTTCTCTTCAGTACAAG aCTCAGCATGACGATATACTGCACAATGGTTTTCCACTATTTTCCAATGGACAGACAGAAATGCTTCTTAAACCTAACAAGCT GGAGCTACGGACGACTTACAATAACATTTGAGTTCAAGCGTCGCATAAACTTTTACCTCATTAGTTGGTATGTACCCGCAACGTTGATCGTTGCTCTGTCGTGGGTTGGTTTTTGGATCGAATATAAGTCGACCCCAGCAAGGATATCTCTCGGAACCATCACAATCCTGGCAATGGGCAGCTTCCTTATTGGAGGACAGGAAGGATTTCCGCAAGTCTCCTACATACGGGCAATTGACATCTACCTGATCACGTGCTTTGTGTTTGTGTTCGGGTGTACGGCGGAATATGCCATTCTCCATTACACCACAAGGCGTTTGGAAGAGGAAGAGCACAGACGGAACAAAAAACACGAG GTAAATGGGTCCATTCCAGCAGAATTTGCTTATCACGAGGATAAAAACGTGGATAATAGTCAGATCAACAAAGGCTTTATCGAAATATTAACGCCAGTTCCATTGGAGCAGGAAATAGTACGATGGAATAACGTTATGTCTCAGTGGTGTGACAACGAGGCAAGTGGTGGCACATCAGCCGGCAGgaggaaaacgaaaaatgtTCCGAAATCAACCGCCAAGTCACACTTTGCTCGAAacgaatttttgttttattgggCATCTAAACTTGACGAAATCTGTCGCCTGGCTTTCCCAATAACATTCATGTTGTTCGTTATCGCATACTACATCGTATTTGTAATTCTCCAATAG
- the LOC141883455 gene encoding tenascin-R-like: protein MTSQQKQSSPYLAYIISVLSIALCFAVFLRAEFELMEHRKRIEALEDSKAAVKTKASPTLEPTLSTITKHIAGIRIHKVQRSRRSVNGSDTNIAADNDLNQAMLQINKLMSEGRLQLCQSKGDRLLQGPPGPQGPPGPSGPKGEKGQAGRKGDQGITGPPGAKGEQTAPFAPPSVSISPSTLTVNESRQASFKCTVTGNPVPSVFWKRVGKHTLTNLRIVSRGNLVLNNVRGSDAGLYQCSASNIFGDQQAVARLVVNVALTGILHPGPVYIEEGGNVTLPTCFLSGHPTPWVWWTNSSGHMLQERVRANYSVLKIRNAKSADSGIYVCTAYNLLGKLVQQTQLIVVSPPKFNTTPPKVVRAIPGDVVTLNCSAIGKPAPIISWKRGEEQLHSGILNHSSSSALIFPDIKTEEEGNYTCIATIAQVSQAFAITNVLVSHGKDCFEILTAGYKQSGVYSVNPDGKGSFNVYCDMHTDGGGWTVFQRRQDGSEDFYRGWNDYKLGFGQLKGEFWLGNDKIHRLTSAGRRSLRVDLGDWEGNAAYAKYGEFSIGDEQALYKLEVLGYSGTAGDSLLRHDQEAFTTKDKDNDGTRGNSAIASLGAWWYFGGQYSNLNGHYFGNQLNSSGVRWYNYRRDLSLKFTEMKLRPLN from the exons ATGACTTCTCAGCAGAAACAAAGTTCGCCCTATTTGGCGTACATAATTTCTGTTTTGTCGATAGCGTTGTGCTTCGCAGTGTTTTTAAGAGCTGAATTTGAGTTGATGGAGCACAGGAAGAGGATAGAAGCACTAGAAGATTCAAAAGCTGCCGTGAAGACAAAAGCATCGCCCACTCTTGAGCCAACCCTCTCGACTATAACGAAACATATTGCAG GAATACGGATCCACAAAGTCCAAAGAAGCAGGCGCAGCGTAAATGGATCAGATACAAACATAGCTGCGGACAACGACTTGAACCAGGCCATGCTTCAAATCAACAAGCTGATGTCGGAGGGTAGACTTCAACTTTGCCAATCTAAAGGAGACAGACTTCTACAAGGCCCGCCTGGACCACAAGGTCCTCCAGGACCCTCTGGGCCTAAAGGAGAAAAGGGACAAGCTGGACGCAAAGGTGATCAAGGCATTACGGGACCACCTGGAGCCAAAGGAGAACAGACGGCGCCTTTTGCTCCGCCATCTGTTTCCATTTCACCCTCAACATTGACAGTGAACGAATCACGGCAAGCCTCATTTAAATGCACCGTTACGGGAAATCCCGTACCCTCCGTGTTTTGGAAACGAGTAGGAAAGCACACATTAACAAATCTGAGGATTGTTTCTAGAGGAAATCTTGTCTTAAACAACGTGAGAGGAAGCGATGCTGGTTTGTACCAATGCTCGGCGAGCAATATCTTTGGAGACCAGCAAGCAGTGGCTCGACTTGTTGTCAATG TTGCTCTTACCGGTATCCTTCATCCAGGACCTGTTTATATCGAAGAAGGTGGCAATGTTACCCTGCCAACATGTTTCTTGTCTGGCCACCCCACACCATGGGTATGGTGGACCAATTCATCTGGTCATATGTTGCAAGAAAGAGTCCGAGCCAACTACAGCGTGTTGAAAATAAGGAACGCTAAATCAGCTGATTCTGGAATCTACGTTTGCACGGCATATAATCTTCTTGGAAAATTGGTTCAGCAGACTCAGTTAATTGTAGTCTCGCCTCCAAAATTTAACACCACACCTCCGAAGGTGGTACGTGCCATACCAGGTGACGTGGTGACTCTTAACTGCAGCGCAATAGGTAAGCCTGCACCAATCATCAGCTGGAAAAGAGGCGAGGAACAACTCCACTCTGGTATACTGAATCACAGTTCAAGCAGTGCATTGATTTTCCCGGACATAAAAACTGAAGAAGAAGGGAACTACACATGCATAGCCACTATTGCTCAAGTATCACAGGCATTTGCTATTACCAACGTGCTGGTTTCACATGGAAAGG ATTGTTTTGAAATCCTTACAGCCGGATACAAGCAAAGTGGAGTGTATTCTGTAAACCCAGATGGCAAAGGATCCTTCAATGTGTACTGTGACATGCACACTGACGGTGGAGGATGGACCGTGTTTCAAAGAAGACAAGATGGATCTGAAGATTTTTACCGAGGATGGAACGACTACAAATTAGGCTTTGGCCAACTGAAAGGCGAGTTCTGGTTAGGAAACGACAAGATTCACAGGTTAACATCCGCTGGACGCAGATCTCTTCGAGTAGACTTGGGGGATTGGGAAGGAAATGCAGCGTACGCCAAATATGGGGAATTCTCCATTGGAGACGAACAGGCGCTGTATAAACTAGAAGTCCTTGGATATTCAGGAACAGCGGGCGATTCTTTATTGCGGCATGATCAGGAAGCGTTTACGACTAAAGATAAAGACAATGACGGTACCCGAGGGAACTCTGCCATTGCGTCATTAGGTGCATGGTGGTACTTCGGTGGCCAATATTCAAACCTCAATGGTCATTATTTTGGAAACCAACTTAATTCCTCTGGAGTTCGCTGGTACAATTACAGAAGGGACCTTTCACTGAAATTCACTGAAATGAAACTTAGGCCATTAAATTAG